The proteins below are encoded in one region of Aquisphaera giovannonii:
- a CDS encoding Gfo/Idh/MocA family protein, whose product MKRSNAHADGGASRRHFFRQASTGLAGAAVASAVPLVHAGSGEDARATEIKIGLIGCGGRGTGAVLNALGAATKVIYPSAGYHTEDAAEGAKVSQSNIKVVALADLFDDRLEKARGELAKVGVEVNRDRCFTGFEAYKKLLEVDEVNYVIQATPPHFRPAHLMAAIQAGKHAFIEKPAAVDVPGVHLLIEAGELAARKNLGIAAGTQRRHQKSYIETIRRIRDGAIGDVVYAKAYWNGGQIWVVDKESSMSEMEWQLRNWNYFTWLSGDHIVEQHVHNLDVMNWVLGSHPVKAVSALGGRQARHGERQGHIYDHFAVEFEYPGGITVFSQCRQISNCDNLVGESVVGTKGTSNCADRIDPKGGSGRWRYRGPSPNPYDQEHQDLIASILAGRPINEARAIAESTLTGILGREAAYSGRAITWEEALRSRTRLGPAEYRLGPAPFPPVAIPGQYRFV is encoded by the coding sequence ATGAAGAGATCGAACGCCCATGCGGATGGCGGCGCATCGCGTCGCCATTTCTTCAGGCAGGCCTCGACCGGGTTGGCCGGCGCCGCGGTGGCCTCCGCGGTCCCCCTGGTCCATGCAGGGTCGGGCGAGGACGCCCGAGCCACGGAGATCAAGATCGGACTGATCGGCTGCGGGGGCCGCGGCACGGGCGCCGTCCTCAATGCGCTGGGGGCGGCGACGAAGGTCATCTATCCTTCGGCCGGATACCACACCGAGGACGCGGCCGAAGGGGCGAAGGTCTCGCAGTCGAACATCAAGGTCGTCGCCCTCGCCGACCTGTTCGACGACCGGCTGGAGAAGGCCCGCGGCGAGCTCGCCAAGGTGGGCGTCGAGGTCAACCGGGACCGCTGCTTCACCGGCTTCGAGGCCTACAAGAAGCTCCTCGAAGTCGACGAGGTCAACTACGTCATCCAGGCGACGCCGCCCCACTTCCGCCCCGCGCACCTCATGGCGGCGATCCAGGCCGGCAAGCACGCCTTCATCGAGAAGCCGGCCGCCGTGGACGTCCCGGGCGTCCACCTCCTGATCGAGGCGGGCGAGCTCGCCGCGAGGAAGAACCTGGGCATCGCCGCGGGCACCCAGCGGCGGCACCAGAAGAGCTACATCGAGACCATCAGGCGGATCCGCGACGGCGCCATCGGCGACGTCGTCTACGCCAAGGCCTACTGGAACGGCGGCCAGATCTGGGTGGTGGATAAAGAGTCGTCCATGTCCGAGATGGAATGGCAGCTGAGGAATTGGAATTATTTCACGTGGCTATCCGGCGATCACATCGTCGAGCAGCACGTGCACAACCTGGACGTGATGAACTGGGTGCTCGGGTCCCATCCCGTGAAGGCGGTCTCGGCGCTGGGCGGCCGACAGGCGCGGCACGGCGAGCGGCAGGGGCACATCTACGACCACTTCGCCGTCGAGTTCGAGTACCCGGGCGGGATCACGGTCTTCAGCCAGTGCCGCCAGATCAGCAACTGCGACAACCTCGTCGGCGAGTCCGTGGTCGGGACGAAGGGGACGAGCAACTGCGCCGACCGGATCGACCCGAAGGGGGGCTCGGGCCGATGGCGGTATCGGGGGCCGTCGCCCAACCCGTACGACCAGGAGCACCAGGACCTGATCGCCAGCATCCTCGCCGGCAGGCCGATCAACGAGGCCCGGGCCATCGCCGAGTCCACGCTCACGGGCATCCTCGGCCGCGAGGCGGCCTACAGCGGCCGGGCGATCACCTGGGAGGAAGCCCTCAGGTCGAGGACCAGGCTCGGGCCGGCCGAGTACCGGCTCGGCCCCGCGCCGTTCCCGCCGGTCGCCATCCCGGGTCAGTACCGGTTCGTCTGA